One Schistocerca piceifrons isolate TAMUIC-IGC-003096 chromosome 11, iqSchPice1.1, whole genome shotgun sequence genomic window carries:
- the LOC124719768 gene encoding ankyrin repeat domain-containing protein 1-like, which produces MKGEMLIAAAKEGSESKVRTLLAMGADVEAKDENKRTALHWAAAMGHGEVVARLLEVGAGVNARDRWQNTRLRLAAWKGHAAVVRLLAASSADHNARDQSGSTPLHDAARRGRAEAAAALLEAGADREDKSYGGDTPLDLAERNNHKSLIDILRAS; this is translated from the coding sequence ATGAAGGGCGAGATGCTGATTGCGGCAGCTAAGGAGGGGTCAGAGAGCAAAGTGCGAACGTTGCTGGCAATGGGGGCGGACGTAGAGGCGAAGGACGAGAACAAGCGGACAGCACTGCACTGGGCAGCAGCCATGGGGCACGGGGAGGTGGTGGCCCGTCTGCTGGAGGTAGGAGCAGGCGTTAACGCCAGGGACCGCTGGCAGAACACGCGTCTGCGTCTGGCTGCATGGAAAGGCCATGCAGCTGTGGTGCGGCTGCTGGCAGCTTCCTCTGCCGACCACAACGCCAGGGATCAAAGTGGGAGCACGCCACTGCACGATGCAGCACGGCGTGGCCGTGCAGAGGCGGCGGCTGCACTGTTAGAGGCAGGGGCCGACAGGGAAGACAAGAGTTATGGTGGGGACACGCCGCTGGACCTAGCCGAGCGGAACAACCACAAGTCGCTCATAGACATCCTAAGAGCAAGCTGA